The following are from one region of the Amycolatopsis lurida genome:
- a CDS encoding IS30 family transposase, protein MPGARLTREEREKIQNGLDQGLTQDAVAKVLGKSPSTISREVRRGGGPRCSRPGSKVTGRPRRYRADRAQRLAVERGRRPKAHLLAGELAAVVTGLLEADWSPRLISLMLPTLFPDDQAMRVSHETIYLSLFIQTRGELRNELTEHLRSGRDQRRSRTSTSSRRQGRITGMTPISERPAEAADRAVPGHWEGDLILGAVGQGAVITLVERHSRFVLLAPLPDTHKAVEVRELLTSMITTLPTELKRSLTWDQGNEMAQHAQFTLDTGLQVYFCNPHSPWERGSNENTNGLLRQYWPKSSDLRHLTQTHCDAIALRLNTRPRPTLGLLTPAQALDKALLATTS, encoded by the coding sequence ATGCCAGGAGCCCGGTTGACGCGCGAGGAGCGGGAGAAGATCCAGAATGGTCTGGATCAAGGTCTTACCCAGGACGCGGTGGCGAAGGTTCTGGGTAAGTCACCCTCGACGATTTCACGAGAAGTACGCCGCGGTGGTGGGCCGCGGTGTTCCAGGCCCGGAAGCAAGGTCACTGGCCGGCCTCGCCGTTATCGGGCCGACCGAGCCCAGCGCCTGGCCGTCGAACGCGGCCGGCGCCCGAAAGCCCATCTGCTGGCCGGTGAGTTGGCGGCGGTGGTGACCGGTCTGCTGGAAGCAGACTGGTCACCCCGGCTGATCTCCCTGATGTTGCCGACGCTGTTCCCCGACGATCAGGCTATGCGGGTGAGTCACGAGACGATCTACCTGTCACTGTTCATCCAGACTCGTGGTGAACTGCGCAACGAACTCACCGAGCACCTGCGGTCAGGCCGTGACCAGCGCCGGTCACGCACCAGCACCTCCAGCCGCCGCCAGGGCCGGATAACCGGGATGACCCCGATCAGTGAACGCCCCGCCGAGGCCGCCGACCGGGCAGTGCCCGGGCACTGGGAAGGCGATCTGATCCTCGGGGCAGTCGGCCAGGGCGCGGTCATCACCCTGGTCGAACGCCACTCCCGATTCGTGTTGCTGGCCCCCCTGCCCGACACACACAAGGCCGTCGAAGTCCGGGAACTGCTCACCAGCATGATCACTACCCTGCCCACCGAACTGAAACGGTCGCTGACCTGGGACCAGGGCAACGAAATGGCCCAGCACGCCCAGTTCACCCTGGACACCGGCCTGCAGGTCTACTTCTGCAACCCACACAGCCCCTGGGAACGCGGCAGCAACGAGAACACCAACGGCCTGCTACGCCAGTACTGGCCCAAAAGCTCAGACCTGCGCCACCTCACCCAAACCCACTGCGACGCGATCGCCCTACGCCTCAACACCCGACCACGCCCTACACTCGGCCTCCTCACACCAGCACAAGCACTCGACAAAGCACTACTTGCAACAACCAGTTGA
- a CDS encoding sensor histidine kinase, protein MTAAPALTPTSRVLTWCLHLLLIALLTLAAARALADGSPEAGAVVAVAVTCAVVYAAGPLLPRVRTSRRAALWWLVAVGLVWLVLLVLTADGVWVAFPLYFLQLHLLPRRQGLVAVIATALAAITAFAAHQGSFAPAAAIGPALGAAVAVAVVWGYQALYRESERRRNLIEELTATRADLAEAQHEAGVLAERERLAREIHDTLAQGLSSIQLLLRAAERTLPDTAGNASRYVEQARQAAADNLAEARRFVVALSPPALDDTTLADALARLCATTSSRHRITARFHLDGYPVPLPTAVEVALLRIGQAALANTVRHADASTADVTLSYRGDQVTLVVDDDGVGFDPDHSGFGLTAMRARAEALDGIFTVESSPGHGTTVSTRLPKECP, encoded by the coding sequence GTGACCGCCGCGCCCGCTTTGACCCCGACCAGCCGGGTGCTGACCTGGTGTCTGCACCTGCTGCTCATCGCCCTGCTCACGCTGGCGGCCGCGCGGGCGCTGGCGGACGGTTCACCCGAAGCGGGAGCGGTCGTCGCGGTGGCGGTGACGTGCGCCGTGGTGTACGCGGCCGGCCCGCTTCTGCCGCGGGTCAGGACGTCCCGGCGGGCCGCCCTGTGGTGGCTGGTCGCGGTGGGCCTCGTGTGGCTGGTCTTGCTGGTGCTGACCGCCGACGGCGTCTGGGTCGCCTTCCCGCTGTACTTCCTGCAATTGCATCTGCTGCCGCGCCGTCAGGGCCTCGTCGCGGTGATCGCGACCGCGCTGGCGGCGATCACCGCGTTCGCCGCCCACCAGGGCTCCTTCGCCCCGGCGGCGGCGATCGGCCCGGCACTCGGCGCCGCCGTCGCGGTCGCCGTGGTCTGGGGCTATCAGGCGCTGTACCGCGAAAGCGAACGGCGGCGGAACCTGATCGAGGAGCTCACCGCCACCCGCGCCGACCTCGCCGAGGCCCAGCACGAGGCGGGAGTGCTCGCCGAACGGGAGCGCCTGGCCCGCGAGATCCACGACACCCTCGCCCAGGGCCTGTCGAGTATTCAACTCCTGTTGCGTGCCGCGGAAAGGACACTGCCCGATACCGCGGGGAACGCCTCCCGCTACGTCGAACAGGCTCGTCAAGCCGCCGCGGACAACCTCGCCGAAGCCCGCCGGTTCGTCGTCGCCCTGTCGCCTCCCGCGCTCGACGACACCACACTGGCCGACGCGCTGGCACGGCTGTGCGCCACCACCAGCTCGCGGCACCGGATCACCGCGCGCTTCCATCTCGACGGCTACCCCGTTCCGCTGCCGACCGCGGTCGAAGTCGCGTTGCTGCGCATCGGTCAGGCGGCCCTGGCGAACACCGTCCGGCATGCCGACGCGTCCACCGCCGACGTCACGCTGAGCTACCGCGGAGACCAGGTCACCCTCGTCGTCGACGACGACGGCGTCGGCTTCGACCCGGACCACAGCGGCTTCGGGCTCACCGCGATGCGCGCCCGGGCCGAAGCGCTGGACGGGATCTTCACCGTCGAGTCCTCCCCCGGCCACGGCACCACCGTGTCCACGCGACTGCCCAAGGAATGCCCGTGA
- a CDS encoding ABC transporter permease: MFVAWRDLRFAKGRFALMGAVVVLITLLVGLLSGLTAGLGEQNISAITGLPADKIVFAAPGAGQSLSYANSAITDTQLRQWAGTPGVTAAEPLGIATTKATAGDRSAGVSVFGVRTGSALAPDAEKISGDSVVLSTSAAEDLGVRSGDTVAVAGRPLTVAAVEGDAWFSHTPVIWAGLDAWAKTAPPADGEPSATVLALTTTADADLAATDLAAGTTTVSKGDSLSAIGSYTSENGSLQLMRGFLFAISALVIGAFFTVWTIQRSGDIAVLKALGASTAFLLKDALGQAVVLLVGGTAIGTGLAVGLGTVAAGSAVPFLLTPATVLVPSAVMILLGALGAALSVRRITSVDPLTALGSAR; this comes from the coding sequence GTGTTCGTCGCCTGGAGAGATCTGAGATTCGCCAAAGGACGGTTCGCCCTGATGGGTGCCGTCGTCGTCCTGATCACCCTGCTGGTAGGCCTGTTGTCCGGGCTCACCGCGGGCCTGGGTGAACAGAACATCTCCGCGATCACCGGCCTGCCCGCGGACAAGATCGTCTTCGCCGCACCCGGCGCCGGGCAGAGCCTCTCCTACGCGAATTCCGCGATCACCGACACACAGCTGCGCCAGTGGGCCGGGACCCCGGGCGTCACCGCGGCCGAACCGCTGGGCATCGCCACCACCAAGGCCACCGCGGGGGACCGCAGCGCCGGGGTCTCCGTTTTCGGTGTCCGGACCGGGTCGGCGCTCGCCCCGGATGCCGAAAAGATCAGCGGCGACTCGGTGGTGCTGTCGACGTCCGCCGCCGAGGATCTGGGCGTCCGGAGCGGGGACACCGTCGCCGTGGCCGGGCGTCCGCTGACGGTCGCCGCGGTGGAGGGAGACGCCTGGTTCAGCCACACGCCCGTGATCTGGGCAGGCCTCGACGCCTGGGCGAAGACGGCGCCACCAGCCGACGGCGAGCCGAGCGCGACGGTGCTCGCGCTGACCACGACGGCCGACGCCGACCTCGCTGCCACCGACCTCGCCGCCGGCACCACGACGGTCTCGAAGGGCGACTCGCTGTCCGCGATCGGCTCCTACACCTCGGAAAACGGTTCGCTGCAGCTGATGCGTGGCTTCCTGTTCGCGATCTCCGCCCTCGTGATCGGTGCTTTCTTCACCGTGTGGACCATCCAGCGCAGCGGTGACATCGCCGTCCTCAAGGCGTTGGGGGCGAGCACCGCCTTCCTGCTGAAGGACGCGCTCGGCCAGGCCGTCGTCCTTCTCGTCGGCGGCACCGCCATCGGAACGGGGTTGGCCGTCGGGCTCGGCACGGTGGCCGCCGGCTCCGCCGTGCCCTTCCTGCTCACTCCCGCCACCGTGCTCGTGCCGTCCGCCGTGATGATCCTGCTCGGCGCGCTGGGCGCGGCGCTCTCCGTCCGCCGCATCACTTCCGTCGACCCGCTGACCGCACTGGGGAGTGCCCGATGA
- a CDS encoding response regulator — MTEPPIRLLLADDHPIVRAGLRAVLETEPGLVVSAEAATAEEAVARAAEGDIDVVLMDLRFGSGMTGAEATAAITARPDAPRVLIVTTYDTDADTLPAIEAGATGYLLKDAPPEDLAAAVRTAAAGRTTLAPTVADRLMNRMRMPATALTLREIEVLVLVADGLSNRAIADRLHLTEGTVKSHLARSYTKLGVDSRTAAVATATELGLIRR, encoded by the coding sequence GTGACCGAACCCCCGATCCGGCTCCTGCTGGCCGACGACCACCCTATCGTCCGGGCGGGACTGCGCGCCGTGCTGGAAACCGAGCCCGGTCTCGTCGTCTCGGCCGAAGCCGCGACCGCGGAAGAAGCGGTGGCCCGGGCCGCCGAAGGCGATATCGACGTCGTGCTGATGGACCTGCGTTTCGGCTCAGGCATGACCGGTGCCGAGGCCACCGCGGCGATCACCGCGCGGCCGGACGCTCCGCGCGTACTGATCGTCACCACCTACGACACCGACGCCGACACCCTGCCCGCCATCGAAGCGGGCGCCACCGGCTATCTCCTGAAGGACGCCCCTCCCGAGGATCTGGCCGCCGCCGTGCGCACCGCCGCGGCCGGACGCACCACGCTCGCGCCGACCGTCGCCGACCGGCTGATGAACCGGATGCGGATGCCCGCCACCGCACTGACGCTGCGCGAGATCGAAGTCCTGGTCCTGGTCGCCGACGGCCTGTCCAACCGGGCCATCGCCGACCGGCTCCACCTGACCGAGGGCACGGTGAAATCCCATCTGGCCCGCAGCTACACCAAACTCGGCGTCGATTCGCGCACCGCCGCCGTCGCCACCGCGACCGAGCTCGGCCTGATCCGGCGCTGA